Proteins co-encoded in one uncultured Bacteroides sp. genomic window:
- a CDS encoding amino acid permease — protein sequence MNSNKYGTYKFGLTTASAFVIANMIGTGVFTSLGFQLLGTTNLISILLLWLVGGIIALCGALVYGELGAVMPRSGGEYHYLRKIYHPMLGFMAGWASLIVGFAAPVALACMALSSYLARVFPILNPIMVALSVLSIITIIHVYDVKAGGAVQRFFTFFKILVILGFIICGLAMPVKYQNFSASFSGFSWNDVFSTGFAVSLVWVYYSYSGWNASAYMANEIKNPQRTIPRSLFISTLVVTVLYLFINAVFLLSTPASEMTGQLEVGLIAAQHIFGQTLGNMAGLLIALLLISSISSMVFLGPRVSQVMGEDTRILRPLARKSERGTPYVSIWVQYFISALLIITNSFELVTKYTGITLSFFALMTVIGIFVHRHRFPNAERPYKTWGYPVTPIIFILLILWSIVYLVREDFIRTFVEGKQDVMWMSLMSLLTLVTGALIYQANRWVVNRKINYKLSYNRDGH from the coding sequence ATGAATAGCAACAAATACGGCACGTACAAATTTGGGTTAACTACTGCTTCGGCCTTTGTCATAGCGAATATGATTGGCACAGGAGTTTTTACTTCACTGGGGTTTCAGTTGCTTGGAACCACCAACCTAATCTCTATTCTCCTTCTTTGGCTGGTGGGTGGAATTATCGCTCTTTGCGGTGCACTTGTTTACGGCGAGCTTGGAGCTGTGATGCCCCGTTCCGGCGGTGAATATCATTATTTACGAAAGATTTATCATCCCATGCTGGGCTTTATGGCCGGATGGGCCTCTCTGATTGTGGGATTTGCCGCCCCAGTTGCACTGGCTTGTATGGCACTGAGCAGCTATCTGGCAAGAGTATTTCCCATACTCAACCCTATAATGGTGGCACTCTCGGTTTTAAGCATCATCACTATCATTCATGTGTACGATGTAAAGGCAGGAGGCGCCGTGCAGCGCTTTTTCACTTTTTTCAAAATTCTTGTTATTCTGGGATTTATTATCTGCGGACTGGCCATGCCGGTTAAATATCAGAATTTCTCAGCTTCTTTCTCCGGTTTTTCATGGAATGATGTATTCTCTACAGGCTTTGCCGTTTCATTGGTCTGGGTCTATTACTCCTATTCCGGCTGGAATGCTTCGGCTTATATGGCAAATGAAATTAAGAATCCGCAACGAACCATCCCTCGTTCTCTCTTTATCAGTACGCTGGTGGTTACAGTACTTTATCTGTTTATCAATGCTGTCTTTTTACTTTCTACACCGGCATCCGAGATGACCGGACAATTGGAAGTGGGACTGATCGCCGCACAACATATCTTCGGACAAACATTGGGTAACATGGCGGGCCTGCTCATAGCCTTGTTACTGATATCAAGTATCAGTTCCATGGTATTTCTCGGTCCCAGGGTCTCTCAGGTGATGGGAGAAGATACCCGTATTCTCCGTCCTTTAGCAAGGAAATCAGAACGCGGAACACCCTATGTTTCCATTTGGGTACAGTACTTTATCAGTGCCTTGCTGATTATTACCAATTCCTTCGAATTAGTAACCAAATATACGGGGATAACCCTCTCCTTTTTTGCCCTGATGACAGTAATCGGCATCTTTGTGCACCGGCATCGCTTCCCGAATGCAGAACGGCCTTACAAGACATGGGGATATCCCGTCACACCGATTATTTTCATTCTGCTAATTCTATGGTCTATTGTGTACCTTGTCCGCGAAGATTTTATCCGGACCTTTGTCGAAGGCAAACAGGATGTTATGTGGATGAGCCTGATGAGTCTGCTGACTCTTGTAACAGGTGCACTTATTTACCAGGCAAACAGATGGGTAGTAAACAGAAAAATAAATTATAAATTAAGCTATAACAGAGATGGACATTAA
- the frr gene encoding ribosome recycling factor, protein MIDVNSCINEAKDKMDMAIMYLDESLAHIRAGKANTRILDGIRVDSYGSMVPLSNVAAISTPDAKSIVIKPWDKGMFKVIEKAIIDSEVGIMPENNGEVIRLGIPPLTEERRRTLAKQSSKDGETAKISIRNARRDGIDHLKKGLKDGLAEDEEKDAEARLQKVHDKFIKKVDEMIAAKEKEIMTV, encoded by the coding sequence ATGATCGACGTAAACAGTTGTATTAACGAAGCAAAAGATAAAATGGACATGGCCATTATGTATCTTGACGAATCACTGGCTCATATTCGTGCCGGTAAAGCTAACACACGAATCCTTGACGGTATCCGCGTAGACTCTTACGGAAGCATGGTACCTTTAAGCAACGTTGCTGCAATCAGTACTCCGGATGCAAAAAGTATTGTGATCAAACCTTGGGACAAAGGAATGTTTAAAGTAATTGAAAAAGCAATCATTGATTCTGAAGTAGGTATTATGCCGGAAAACAACGGAGAGGTTATTCGTTTGGGTATTCCACCACTTACAGAAGAACGACGCAGAACTTTAGCCAAACAAAGCAGCAAGGATGGTGAAACTGCAAAGATTAGTATCCGTAACGCTCGTCGCGATGGAATAGATCATCTGAAAAAAGGGTTGAAAGACGGTTTGGCAGAAGATGAAGAAAAGGATGCAGAAGCACGCCTGCAGAAAGTTCACGATAAGTTTATCAAGAAAGTGGACGAAATGATTGCTGCCAAAGAAAAAGAAATTATGACAGTATAA
- a CDS encoding tetratricopeptide repeat protein, with the protein MNKKGIYLTVGILMLIMLAGCSVKKNTAGTRFYQSFITRYNVYFNGNEAYKSGVQAIESGNKDIYLEMLPLYPIENKKTVGIGRSDFDRAIEKSQKAIKLHSIKKKPIRKAGKKSAKEKRWLAQKEYNPFLHNAWMLMGKAQFYKGEFLEAASTFSYITRLYTTDPEVSADAKIWLSRCYTEMDWFYDADNVLSKLNSDSLPSKLVPSYSAAYGNYLLRQKRFKEALPYLLTIIKNENKTKQKAREYYLLGQVYQALSDNAKAYAAYGKVPGQNPPYELEFNARIKQTEVVPSSNAHKSIKKLKGMVHNSKNKDYLDQVYYALGNVYLSLKDTAQTIKQYETGAKESKRNGLEKGIMLLKLGDIYWNKADYVKAQESYKTAIGLINKEFPDYEKLNKRSEVLDELVKHVVNVQMQDSLQHLASLSDTERRTVIDKVIKEVKRKEEAERKEAERMELMQKREETMGNQIVNPKNTQTAQKVVNNGDKSWYFYNIQLVEQGKSDFERKWGRRKLEDNWRRRNKTVISNNDFAETKYNEEATGKGDSTDVNGKKATSPADTVVTDNKNPQFYLQQIPLTEKAMKESNDILSDGLYNMGLIYKNKLEDFSLAQKTFARLYTQFPDFVQLDEVYYNLYLMNSRWKKEAEAAAYKDTLISKFPKSKYAITVGDPDYAYNVINGKHLEDSLYVETYAAYQKGDYAKVMSNYDYAQKKYAMGQHIPKFMFLNAIGLLQTGEQKKFMTALKEIVDKYPKNEITQLAANIVKGLQDGRILVKGSASFGSIWNRRKAEKEAGAAVDSGLPKFNAERNAPYLFILAYEEGKVNENLLLYEMARYNFSNFIVKNFDLSFVKQSGIGMLQVKEFTNFDEAYQYAHMLYKDKEMAKKLGGMRALIISRQNYELLSKYYSFDDYNAFYQKHFSEIPELQIKGYTLDEPVFEEKVEDTEEEK; encoded by the coding sequence TTGAATAAAAAAGGGATATATCTCACTGTTGGCATACTTATGCTGATTATGCTTGCCGGCTGTTCTGTGAAAAAGAATACAGCGGGTACCCGTTTTTATCAATCTTTTATTACCCGGTACAACGTATATTTTAATGGAAACGAAGCATATAAATCCGGAGTTCAGGCCATAGAATCGGGTAATAAAGATATTTATCTGGAAATGCTTCCCCTTTATCCCATTGAGAATAAGAAAACCGTTGGAATAGGACGCAGCGATTTTGACCGGGCTATTGAGAAGTCTCAGAAAGCAATTAAGCTACATTCCATTAAGAAAAAACCGATCCGTAAGGCAGGAAAAAAAAGTGCGAAAGAGAAACGTTGGCTGGCACAGAAAGAGTACAACCCTTTTTTGCATAATGCCTGGATGTTGATGGGAAAAGCTCAGTTTTACAAAGGCGAGTTCCTTGAAGCTGCCTCTACTTTTTCTTATATCACCCGCTTATACACTACTGATCCGGAAGTTTCAGCCGATGCGAAAATCTGGTTATCTCGCTGCTATACGGAGATGGACTGGTTTTACGATGCGGATAATGTACTTTCTAAATTGAATAGCGACAGTTTGCCTTCTAAGTTGGTCCCTTCATATTCGGCTGCTTATGGTAATTATCTGCTCCGACAAAAAAGATTTAAGGAAGCGCTTCCCTATCTGCTGACTATCATCAAAAATGAAAATAAAACAAAACAGAAGGCGCGTGAGTATTATTTATTGGGACAGGTTTATCAGGCACTGAGCGACAATGCAAAAGCTTATGCTGCTTATGGCAAGGTGCCCGGACAAAATCCACCTTATGAACTGGAATTCAATGCAAGAATCAAACAGACAGAGGTAGTTCCATCTTCCAATGCCCATAAATCCATAAAGAAGTTAAAAGGAATGGTGCACAATAGTAAGAACAAGGATTATCTTGACCAGGTCTATTATGCATTGGGTAATGTTTATCTGTCATTGAAAGATACGGCACAGACCATTAAACAGTATGAGACAGGAGCTAAGGAAAGCAAGAGAAACGGACTGGAAAAGGGTATTATGCTGCTCAAATTAGGCGATATATACTGGAACAAAGCGGACTATGTTAAGGCTCAGGAATCATATAAAACAGCAATCGGGCTCATCAATAAGGAGTTTCCGGATTATGAAAAACTGAACAAGCGCTCCGAAGTGCTCGATGAACTGGTGAAACATGTGGTGAACGTCCAGATGCAGGATAGCTTGCAGCATCTGGCTTCTCTAAGCGATACTGAAAGACGGACGGTAATCGATAAAGTTATCAAGGAGGTTAAGCGAAAGGAAGAGGCCGAACGGAAAGAAGCTGAGCGGATGGAACTGATGCAAAAGCGGGAAGAGACTATGGGGAATCAAATAGTGAACCCCAAAAACACACAAACTGCTCAGAAAGTTGTAAATAACGGAGATAAATCCTGGTATTTCTATAACATTCAGCTTGTTGAACAAGGGAAAAGTGATTTTGAACGGAAATGGGGAAGGCGGAAGCTGGAAGATAACTGGCGGAGAAGAAATAAGACGGTAATCTCCAACAACGACTTTGCGGAAACAAAATACAATGAAGAAGCTACAGGCAAAGGAGACTCAACGGATGTGAATGGTAAGAAAGCAACATCTCCTGCCGATACAGTAGTAACTGATAACAAGAATCCACAGTTTTATCTGCAGCAGATACCGCTCACAGAAAAAGCCATGAAAGAATCCAATGACATCTTATCCGATGGTCTGTATAATATGGGATTGATCTACAAGAATAAACTGGAAGATTTTTCGCTTGCACAAAAGACCTTTGCCCGTCTTTACACCCAGTTCCCGGACTTTGTTCAACTGGACGAGGTTTATTATAACCTTTATCTGATGAATTCAAGATGGAAGAAAGAAGCTGAGGCTGCTGCTTATAAGGACACACTGATATCGAAGTTCCCGAAAAGCAAATACGCAATTACGGTTGGTGATCCCGATTATGCCTACAATGTGATAAACGGGAAGCATCTCGAAGATTCCTTATATGTGGAAACTTACGCTGCTTATCAGAAGGGTGATTATGCAAAGGTGATGAGTAATTATGACTATGCGCAAAAGAAGTATGCGATGGGACAACATATCCCCAAGTTTATGTTCCTGAATGCCATCGGTCTGCTGCAAACCGGAGAACAGAAGAAATTCATGACTGCATTAAAGGAGATTGTGGATAAATACCCGAAGAACGAAATAACTCAACTGGCAGCCAATATTGTCAAGGGGCTGCAGGATGGCAGAATTCTGGTAAAAGGAAGTGCTTCATTCGGCTCTATCTGGAATCGTAGGAAAGCTGAAAAAGAAGCAGGTGCTGCTGTTGATTCAGGGTTACCTAAGTTTAATGCGGAAAGAAATGCCCCATATCTGTTTATTCTGGCATATGAAGAAGGAAAAGTCAACGAGAATTTGTTATTGTATGAGATGGCTCGCTATAACTTTTCGAACTTTATCGTGAAGAACTTTGATCTCTCTTTTGTAAAACAGAGTGGCATTGGAATGCTTCAGGTGAAGGAATTCACAAACTTCGATGAAGCATACCAGTATGCCCATATGCTTTACAAGGATAAGGAGATGGCAAAGAAGTTAGGTGGAATGAGAGCGTTGATTATCTCGAGACAGAATTATGAATTGCTCTCAAAATATTATAGTTTTGACGATTATAATGCATTCTATCAAAAACATTTTTCTGAAATTCCGGAGCTTCAGATAAAAGGCTATACGTTAGATGAGCCCGTTTTTGAGGAAAAAGTAGAAGATACGGAAGAAGAGAAATAA
- a CDS encoding bifunctional response regulator/alkaline phosphatase family protein: MKKDHLLWVDDEIDLLRPHVMFLESKGYEMSTVTNGQDALDLCRETTFDLIFLDENMPGLSGLETLSLIKEICPTVPVVMITKSEEENIMDMAIGSKIADYLIKPVNPNQILLSLKKNLHKKEIVTEVANTGYQQNFGKIGMQINDSFTYTDWMEVYKRLVYWELELEGSESSMTEMLAMQKAEANTAFVKFIKKNYLGWIANPESRPVMSPDIFKKKIFPLLDAGEKVFFIVLDNFRYDQWRVLSNELADSFSFDEELYYSILPTATQYARNAIFSGLMPNKIAEMFPNLWVDEDEEEGKNLNEAPLIQTHIERYRRKHTFSYHKINDSASGERLVNSLDRLKGNDLNVVVLNFIDMLSHARTESKMVRELASTEAAYRSITLSWFRHSSVKDLFKALAESNYKIIVTTDHGTIRVDNPIKVVGDRSTNTNLRYKLGKNLDYNPKHVFEIKDPKKAQLPSPNVSTSYIFAGGRDFFAYPNNYNYYASYYMNTFQHGGISMEEMIIPLIGMQSKKR, translated from the coding sequence ATGAAGAAAGATCATTTACTCTGGGTTGACGATGAAATAGATCTGCTAAGACCGCATGTAATGTTCCTGGAAAGTAAAGGATACGAAATGAGTACGGTGACTAACGGACAGGATGCACTTGATCTTTGCCGGGAGACAACATTTGATTTGATCTTCCTGGATGAGAATATGCCCGGACTTAGCGGACTTGAGACTCTTTCATTGATTAAAGAAATCTGCCCTACGGTTCCGGTTGTGATGATTACCAAAAGTGAGGAAGAAAACATCATGGATATGGCAATAGGCTCGAAGATTGCGGATTACCTCATAAAGCCGGTTAATCCTAACCAGATACTGCTGAGCCTGAAAAAGAACCTGCATAAAAAAGAGATAGTCACGGAAGTGGCGAATACCGGATATCAACAGAACTTTGGAAAGATAGGCATGCAGATCAATGATTCTTTTACCTATACCGACTGGATGGAAGTATATAAGAGACTTGTGTATTGGGAACTTGAACTGGAAGGGTCGGAAAGTAGCATGACAGAGATGCTGGCTATGCAGAAGGCGGAAGCAAACACCGCCTTTGTCAAGTTTATAAAGAAGAACTATCTCGGCTGGATTGCCAATCCTGAGAGCAGACCGGTAATGAGCCCTGATATATTTAAGAAAAAGATCTTCCCGCTGCTCGATGCAGGTGAGAAGGTTTTCTTCATTGTGCTGGATAATTTCCGTTACGACCAATGGAGGGTGCTGAGTAATGAACTGGCCGATTCGTTTTCTTTCGATGAAGAACTTTATTATAGTATTCTTCCCACTGCCACCCAGTATGCGCGAAATGCAATCTTTTCCGGACTGATGCCGAATAAGATTGCCGAAATGTTTCCCAATCTTTGGGTGGATGAAGATGAAGAGGAGGGAAAGAATCTGAATGAAGCTCCTCTGATTCAAACGCATATTGAACGTTACAGGCGCAAACATACTTTCTCTTATCATAAAATTAACGATTCCGCTTCCGGCGAACGGTTGGTGAATTCACTGGATCGGCTGAAAGGCAACGACTTGAACGTGGTGGTTCTTAACTTTATCGATATGCTCTCTCATGCAAGGACGGAATCAAAGATGGTGCGCGAACTTGCTTCTACAGAAGCTGCCTATCGCTCGATTACACTTTCCTGGTTCAGACATTCGTCTGTGAAGGATCTCTTTAAAGCATTGGCAGAATCCAATTATAAAATAATAGTCACGACTGATCACGGAACAATACGGGTGGATAATCCGATTAAAGTGGTAGGAGACCGGAGTACGAATACAAACCTGCGCTATAAGTTAGGTAAGAATCTTGATTATAATCCGAAGCATGTTTTTGAGATAAAAGATCCGAAAAAAGCGCAACTTCCTAGTCCCAATGTTAGTACTTCTTATATCTTTGCAGGCGGAAGAGACTTTTTTGCTTATCCTAATAATTATAATTACTATGCATCCTATTATATGAATACGTTCCAGCATGGAGGTATCTCGATGGAGGAAATGATTATCCCGCTAATTGGCATGCAAAGTAAAAAACGATAA
- the rsgA gene encoding ribosome small subunit-dependent GTPase A, whose translation MRGLVIKNTGSWYQVKTEEGRLVECKIKGNFRLKGIRSTNPIAVGDNVHIIMNQEGTAFISEIDDRKNYIVRRSSNLSKQSHILAANLDQCLLVVTVNYPETSTIFIDRFLASAEAYRVPVKLVFNKVDAYNEDELRYLDAIITLYTQIGYPCFKISALNGDGLEEVRKALKGNITLFSGHSGVGKSTLINALLPDLDIKTAEISSYHNKGMHTTTFSEMFPVPGDGYIIDTPGIKGFGTFDMKDEEVGHYFKEIFETSDKCKYNNCTHRHEPGCAVREAVEQHLISESRYTSYLNILEDKEEGKYRAAY comes from the coding sequence GTGCGCGGATTAGTTATAAAGAACACAGGTAGCTGGTATCAGGTAAAAACCGAAGAAGGTCGTTTGGTAGAGTGTAAAATCAAAGGGAATTTCCGCCTCAAGGGAATCCGAAGCACAAACCCAATTGCCGTAGGTGACAATGTGCATATTATAATGAATCAGGAAGGCACTGCTTTTATCAGTGAAATTGACGATAGAAAGAATTATATAGTTCGTCGTTCTTCCAATCTTTCCAAACAATCTCACATACTTGCGGCCAATCTCGACCAGTGCTTACTGGTGGTTACCGTGAATTATCCCGAAACATCCACCATCTTTATTGATCGTTTTCTGGCTTCGGCCGAGGCATACCGTGTACCCGTTAAACTAGTATTCAACAAAGTAGATGCATATAACGAGGACGAGCTGCGTTATCTCGACGCAATAATCACGCTATATACTCAAATAGGCTATCCTTGTTTTAAAATCTCAGCTCTTAACGGAGACGGTCTGGAGGAAGTAAGAAAGGCTCTTAAAGGAAACATCACCCTCTTCTCGGGACATTCCGGCGTGGGAAAATCCACCCTGATCAATGCCCTCCTGCCTGATCTGGATATAAAAACAGCAGAAATCTCCTCCTATCACAACAAAGGGATGCACACCACCACTTTCTCGGAAATGTTTCCCGTTCCAGGAGACGGATACATCATTGATACTCCGGGAATAAAAGGTTTCGGCACATTCGATATGAAAGACGAAGAGGTAGGACATTACTTTAAAGAAATATTCGAGACCTCAGATAAGTGCAAATACAACAACTGCACCCATCGCCATGAACCAGGCTGTGCTGTTCGCGAAGCCGTAGAGCAACATCTTATCAGCGAATCGCGGTACACTTCTTATCTGAATATTCTGGAAGATAAAGAGGAAGGAAAATATCGCGCGGCGTATTAA
- a CDS encoding stage II sporulation protein M, protein MKEVSFIRQNIEKWKEVEKVVEQAEELDPDHLATAYSEITSDLSFSQSHYPTSRITIYLNNLASALHNSIYKNKKEKRSRIITFWTKEIPLVMKASQKELFCSFLIFAVSVLIGVVSAMHDDMFARLILGDGYVDMTLNNIRHGVPMAVYNGSSEIPMFLGITINNIRVSLSIFALGLLTGFGPGYLLFQNGVMLGAFQAFFYQHGLLGESMLAIWIHGTLEISAIIVAGAAGLALGNGWLFPGTYSRKVAFMKGAKRGVKIVIGTIPIFVVAGFLESFITRHTHLPNLLRLGIILFSLIFVLYYYLYLPKSLRYERSETKN, encoded by the coding sequence ATGAAAGAAGTTTCTTTTATACGACAGAATATTGAAAAGTGGAAAGAGGTTGAAAAAGTTGTGGAACAGGCTGAAGAGCTTGATCCTGACCATCTTGCAACTGCATATTCTGAAATAACATCCGATCTGTCATTTTCTCAAAGTCATTATCCAACTTCACGGATCACTATTTATCTGAATAATCTGGCTTCTGCTCTTCACAATTCGATATACAAAAATAAGAAGGAAAAAAGATCTCGTATCATTACTTTCTGGACCAAAGAAATTCCTTTGGTAATGAAGGCTTCGCAAAAAGAATTATTTTGTTCTTTTCTTATTTTCGCAGTGAGTGTACTTATCGGAGTAGTTTCTGCCATGCATGATGATATGTTTGCCCGTTTGATTTTGGGAGACGGATATGTGGATATGACTTTAAATAATATAAGGCACGGGGTTCCCATGGCGGTTTACAATGGATCGTCCGAGATCCCAATGTTTCTGGGAATCACTATAAATAATATACGTGTTTCATTGTCTATATTTGCCCTGGGATTATTAACGGGATTTGGTCCTGGATATTTGTTGTTCCAGAATGGCGTGATGCTTGGGGCATTTCAGGCATTCTTTTACCAGCATGGTTTATTGGGCGAATCTATGTTAGCTATCTGGATACATGGAACATTAGAGATATCTGCTATTATTGTTGCAGGTGCTGCCGGTCTGGCATTAGGAAACGGTTGGTTGTTCCCGGGCACTTATTCCCGCAAAGTTGCATTTATGAAGGGAGCAAAGCGAGGGGTAAAGATAGTGATTGGTACCATACCGATCTTTGTTGTGGCGGGTTTCCTGGAATCGTTTATTACTCGCCATACCCATCTCCCTAACTTGTTAAGATTAGGAATAATCCTGTTTTCGCTTATATTTGTTCTTTACTATTACCTTTATTTACCTAAATCATTACGTTATGAACGATCAGAAACAAAAAATTAA
- the tsaE gene encoding tRNA (adenosine(37)-N6)-threonylcarbamoyltransferase complex ATPase subunit type 1 TsaE — MEIKINSLDNIHDAAREFVAAMGDNTVFAFYGKMGAGKTTFIKAVCEYLGVTDVINSPSFSIINEYRSGSGELIYHFDFYRINKVEEAFDFGYEDYFYCGALCFIEWPELIESLLPSDCVKVTIEEQEDGSRLVTF, encoded by the coding sequence ATGGAAATTAAAATTAATTCTTTAGACAATATTCATGACGCTGCCCGTGAGTTTGTAGCAGCAATGGGTGACAATACGGTTTTTGCTTTCTATGGAAAAATGGGAGCAGGTAAAACAACTTTTATAAAAGCGGTTTGTGAATATCTGGGAGTGACCGATGTAATCAACTCTCCTTCGTTTTCCATTATTAATGAATATCGCTCAGGTAGCGGTGAGCTAATCTATCATTTTGATTTTTACCGCATCAATAAAGTGGAAGAGGCTTTTGACTTTGGGTATGAGGATTATTTCTATTGTGGTGCTTTGTGCTTTATTGAATGGCCGGAATTAATTGAAAGCCTTTTGCCTTCGGATTGTGTGAAGGTAACTATTGAGGAACAGGAAGATGGAAGTAGGTTAGTTACTTTCTGA
- a CDS encoding RDD family protein — MANTTIITGQYVRINQTPASAGERILARLIDFVIIILYIYATTTFLRKSGFLSLFNDTSLVFFLLAVYLPVYGYSFLFETFNHGQSIGKRIMNIRVAMVDGSTPTLGSYLLRWLLFLVDFTITGGLGLIFILMTKNSQRIGDLAAGTMVIRLNNYKKTQVSLDEYAHLEPNYHPVFPQAGDLSLEQINVIENALNANEKERDNYITQLSVKIRGLLSINTPMDDEKFLETLIKDYQYYAYVDI; from the coding sequence ATGGCAAATACAACTATTATTACAGGTCAGTATGTTCGAATAAACCAGACTCCAGCCAGTGCAGGTGAAAGAATTCTTGCCAGACTCATCGATTTTGTCATTATTATCCTTTATATTTATGCCACAACCACTTTTCTTAGAAAGAGCGGATTTTTAAGTTTATTCAACGATACATCTTTAGTATTTTTTTTGCTAGCGGTTTATCTGCCGGTATATGGTTATTCTTTTTTATTTGAGACGTTTAACCACGGACAGTCAATCGGAAAAAGAATCATGAATATCCGTGTTGCTATGGTAGATGGCTCTACTCCTACTCTGGGATCTTATTTACTACGTTGGCTGCTCTTTCTGGTAGACTTTACAATTACCGGAGGATTAGGATTGATATTTATTTTAATGACAAAGAATAGCCAACGCATTGGGGACCTGGCTGCCGGGACCATGGTAATAAGGCTGAATAATTACAAAAAGACACAGGTAAGTTTAGATGAATATGCACATCTGGAACCTAATTATCATCCTGTATTCCCACAAGCTGGAGACTTATCTCTGGAGCAAATCAATGTGATAGAAAATGCACTTAATGCAAATGAAAAAGAAAGAGACAATTATATTACCCAGTTAAGCGTTAAAATCAGGGGGCTTTTGAGTATTAATACTCCAATGGATGATGAAAAGTTTCTTGAAACACTGATCAAGGATTACCAATACTATGCTTATGTAGATATATAA
- a CDS encoding metal ABC transporter permease, whose protein sequence is MELLQYTFFQHALLGAFFASIACGIIGTYIVTRRLVFISGGLTHSSFGGVGLGLYLGISPILSATIFSVLSAFGVNWLSQRKDMREDSAIAVFWTMGMALGIIFTFLSPGFAPDLSAFLFGNILTITNTDILMLVALSVSLALFFFFFIHPIVYVAFDREFARSQGIPVTFIEYALMMFIALTIVACLRMVGIVLVLSLLTIPQMTANLFTFKFKWIIALSIPIGYLGCLGGLLISYFLNVPSGASIIFFSIIIYVICKLGRSFFLHLYRQ, encoded by the coding sequence ATGGAGCTGCTTCAATATACTTTTTTCCAACATGCTCTTCTGGGTGCTTTCTTCGCGAGTATCGCCTGCGGAATTATAGGGACTTATATTGTGACCCGACGACTGGTGTTTATCAGCGGAGGACTTACTCATTCGTCGTTTGGCGGTGTTGGTTTAGGACTTTACCTGGGGATTTCGCCGATTCTTTCGGCCACAATCTTTTCTGTGCTCTCCGCTTTTGGAGTGAACTGGCTTAGCCAACGAAAGGATATGCGTGAAGATTCAGCCATCGCTGTGTTCTGGACTATGGGTATGGCGCTGGGTATTATTTTTACATTTCTTTCGCCTGGTTTTGCGCCCGACCTCTCTGCTTTCCTTTTCGGTAATATTCTGACCATCACTAATACGGACATTCTGATGTTAGTGGCTTTATCCGTTTCGCTGGCTCTTTTCTTTTTCTTTTTTATTCACCCCATTGTCTATGTGGCTTTCGACAGGGAATTTGCACGTTCGCAGGGAATTCCGGTAACATTTATAGAGTATGCGCTGATGATGTTTATAGCTCTCACTATTGTTGCCTGTCTGAGAATGGTAGGCATCGTGTTAGTGCTTTCTTTACTTACTATTCCGCAGATGACAGCCAACCTGTTTACTTTCAAGTTTAAATGGATAATTGCACTTTCTATTCCCATCGGATATCTGGGATGTTTGGGAGGATTGCTCATCTCTTATTTTCTGAATGTACCTTCCGGTGCTTCAATCATCTTTTTCTCCATTATTATTTATGTGATATGCAAGTTGGGACGTAGCTTTTTTCTACATTTGTATAGACAATAA